One stretch of Nostoc commune NIES-4072 DNA includes these proteins:
- a CDS encoding ParM/StbA family protein, translating to MTKPALDGISASVPPHHCRDSHNQSSKPISELCQLNILRIFPMTDLAVNTENANTGQKGTLTIVAGYDLGNSSIKFVSSDRQIRFPSYLENCYYRPTETPTEGYVEYLEGDALTKLDYKQWLSGYAAYDANPKNHLRVTDDATAKVSQSLKHLLAVLSYYPYKASIELVICASLHERGDLEDQLIEALTGRHVVKFGGKICPTEVKIHVLKVYDEGHAAIAAFAQNLNTSKQNVIVDIGNRTVIATLIGSKGHLANRKTFDNGVEELIRMISVNPDFKNRLVGEIAMPHLIRQGLESTDKPFWYGKQFSFQDVYQKELAPWVQKSLAPVFKFIHPWKINADVCLITGGGSRLSSVSEALQAKGFVVADNPVWANAIGLDQLAKMIHLRSVNEQQ from the coding sequence ATGACCAAACCTGCATTAGATGGGATAAGTGCCAGTGTGCCACCGCATCATTGCAGAGATAGTCACAACCAAAGCAGCAAGCCTATTTCAGAACTTTGTCAATTAAATATTTTGAGGATTTTTCCCATGACAGATTTGGCAGTTAATACCGAAAATGCCAACACTGGGCAAAAAGGTACACTCACGATCGTTGCTGGTTACGACCTCGGTAATTCCAGCATTAAATTTGTATCATCAGATCGCCAGATAAGATTTCCCAGTTATTTAGAGAATTGCTACTACCGTCCTACAGAGACTCCCACAGAAGGTTACGTTGAGTACCTAGAGGGTGATGCACTAACTAAACTGGACTACAAGCAATGGTTATCGGGCTATGCAGCTTACGATGCCAACCCGAAAAACCATCTTCGGGTTACTGATGATGCTACTGCAAAGGTGAGTCAATCCCTGAAACATCTACTAGCAGTGCTTTCCTACTACCCTTATAAAGCTTCGATTGAGTTAGTGATCTGTGCATCTTTACACGAAAGAGGCGATTTAGAAGATCAGTTGATTGAAGCACTCACTGGCCGCCATGTCGTCAAGTTTGGCGGTAAGATTTGCCCCACCGAGGTCAAGATCCATGTTTTGAAGGTTTACGACGAAGGGCACGCAGCGATCGCCGCCTTTGCCCAGAACTTGAACACCAGTAAGCAAAACGTAATTGTTGACATAGGGAATCGGACAGTTATTGCCACTTTGATAGGTTCCAAAGGGCATCTCGCTAACCGAAAGACTTTTGATAATGGTGTGGAAGAGTTGATCCGAATGATTTCGGTCAACCCAGACTTTAAAAATCGCTTGGTGGGCGAGATTGCAATGCCGCACCTTATCCGTCAAGGACTAGAAAGCACTGACAAGCCCTTTTGGTATGGTAAACAGTTCAGTTTTCAAGATGTCTACCAAAAAGAGTTAGCGCCTTGGGTACAAAAGTCCCTAGCGCCAGTATTCAAGTTTATCCACCCTTGGAAGATTAATGCAGATGTCTGCTTAATTACTGGGGGAGGCTCACGACTGTCATCAGTGAGTGAAGCACTTCAGGCTAAAGGGTTCGTGGTAGCAGATAACCCAGTATGGGCAAACGCGATTGGGCTTGACCAACTAGCAAAGATGATTCATTTAAGGAGTGTGAATGAACAGCAATGA
- a CDS encoding plasmid partition protein ParG, producing MSDSNKQVFVRFRVEEEKRDRFKIACIQLKTTMDEVLKGLLDKWLEENSPESTKNK from the coding sequence ATGAGTGATTCAAACAAGCAGGTTTTTGTACGATTTCGAGTAGAGGAAGAAAAGCGTGATCGCTTCAAAATAGCCTGCATACAGTTAAAAACAACTATGGATGAAGTGCTAAAAGGTCTTCTTGATAAATGGCTGGAAGAAAACAGTCCTGAGTCAACTAAAAATAAATAG